Below is a window of Anaerobacillus alkaliphilus DNA.
GAAGCAATACAGAAAACCCAAATCCCCAGAGTTTTATCTTTTCCAAGTCTATTCCCTTTGTAAGCATTAATGAAGTTATGAATAGCAAAGTATAGATACAGACTGAGACTGCTGTCCCAATTCCAATTGTTCTTCTCATCTTAATATCTCCCCGCCTCGGATGGTTTTACTATCATTTTAGCAAAATATCACCATTTTAATGGTGTTAACTATTCCCATTTTAGATGATTTCCTACTTTGAAAGTTTTGAGTTATAATATATATTCACATACTTTTGTAACTAAAGGAGATTTTCATGATCGAGATAAAGACTTCCCCACTAACAGACGGTGAATTTAATAGAGGTGTGTTTGCAACAGAAGATATAAGAAAAGGGCAATTATTTCATGTAGCTCCTGTAATCCCATATCCGAATGTAGAGCACATACTAATTGAAGAAACAGCGCTAGCAGACTATGTGTTTGAATACGGAATAAATCACAGTGCTATAGTTCTAGGCTACGGCATGCTATTTAACCATTCTTACGAGCCTAACGCAACATATGATATCAAATTTGAAACTCATACATTTGAATATTACGCTTACAAAGATATTAAGGCCGGAGAAGAAATTTTAATTAATTATAATGGTGACGTAGATGATCGTGAGCCACTTTGGTTTATGAAGGAAGAGAAGGAAGAAAAGGAATAGTCAAACAAACCATCATTCTATTTGATGGTTTGTTTGTTTTCATACTTTGTCCAGTCTGAATTGCTAATTTGATTAGATAAGCGGATGATTTTGTCTTTTAGAGTTTGTGCTTTTGTCCCTGTCAGCGGTGTCGGTTGGAAATTATTGCGATCACTGACCGATGAAACACTAAAAGGGATGACATTAATATCCTTCTTCGTTGTTAGACTTCCACCTTGAACATGGAATGTTTGCTGAAATACAAAAGTATCTTTATCAGAAGGATTCCTATTCCCTCCAAACATGAAATTCCCAAGACTATAGACGATAAATTTATCCTTGTACATTTCTATCCCCTGCACAACATGGGGATGATGACCAACCA
It encodes the following:
- a CDS encoding SET domain-containing protein, whose amino-acid sequence is MIEIKTSPLTDGEFNRGVFATEDIRKGQLFHVAPVIPYPNVEHILIEETALADYVFEYGINHSAIVLGYGMLFNHSYEPNATYDIKFETHTFEYYAYKDIKAGEEILINYNGDVDDREPLWFMKEEKEEKE